Within the Dolichospermum compactum NIES-806 genome, the region CTATTTTGTGTCCTATGAATGTCATCCTCAAACCATTGATGTTTTGCAAACACGCGCCAAACCTTTAGGGATAAACATCATTATCGGTGATCATCAAACCTTTGATTTTACCGAAACTATCTTTGGTGCAGTTCTGCAATATCCCGCAACTGACGGGACAATTTACGACTATCGCAATTTTATCACAAAGTCTCATGCTCAGGGTGCATTGGTGACTGTAGCCGCAGATCCTCTGAGCTTATTATTGCTCACACCCCCCGGTGAATTAGGGGCTGATATTGCCGTAGGTAGCACCCAACGCTTTGGTATTCCCTTGGGCTTTGGGGGACCACACGCTGCTTATTTTGCCACGAAGGAAGAGTATAAACGACTTGTTCCAGGGCGAATTGTGGGGGTATCAAAGGATATTCATGGTAAACCTGCGTTACGTTTAGCTTTGCAAACCCGTGAACAGCACATCCGCAGAGATAAAGCCACCAGTAATATTTGCACAGCGCAGGTTTTATTGGCAGTGATGGCGAGTATGTATGCAGTTTATCATGGACCAGATGGATTGAGAGCGATCGCCCAAAACATCCATCAACTAACCGCAACTTTAGCCGCAGGACTGAAAAAGTTAGGTTATAAAATCACTTCTGAAAACTTCTTTGATACCTTGCGGGTAGAATTAGGAAATACCAAATTAGAAGCAATTCTCGACGCTGCACATGAGAGAAATATCAACTTGAGAATTTTTGATAATTCAACTGTGGGTATTTCCTTAGATGAAACTACCACAGAAGTAGATTTAATTGACATTTGGCAAATTTTCGCATTGAAAGATCAATTACCTTTTACAGTTGAAGAATTACCAATTTCTAATTCTCAATTATCCCGTGAAAGTAAATACCTCACCCATCCAGTTTTCAATCGTTATCATTCTGAAACTGAATTATTACGTTATTTACATCAACTAGAAAGCAAGGATTTATCATTAACAACTTCAATGATTCCCTTGGGTTCTTGTACCATGAAGTTAAACGCAACTTCAGAAATGATTCCCGTTACTTGGGCAGAATTTGGGAAAATTCATCCTTTTGCGCCAATTTCGCAAACTAGAGGTTATCAAATCCTGTTCCAACAACTAGAAGCATGGTTAAGAGAAATTACAGGTTTTGCGGGAATTTCCTTACAACCAAATGCAGGTTCTCAAGGTGAATATGCGGGACTTTTGGTAATTCATGAATATCATCAAAGTCGCGGAGAAGGACACAGAAACATTTGTTTAATTCCCCAATCTGCACATGGTACAAATCCCGCAAGTGCGGTAATGTGTGGGATGAAAGTTGTGGGAGTTGCTTGTGATGATCATGGTAATATTGATGTTGAAGATCTAAAAGCCAAAGCTGAAAAACATAGTCATGAATTATCAGCTTTAATGGTGACATATCCATCAACTCATGGGGTATTTGAAGAAGCAATTCAAGAAATTTGTGCAGTAATTCATTCTCACGGTGGACAAGTTTACATGGACGGCGCTAATATGAATGCCCAAGTCGGTATTTGTCGTCCTGGTGATTTTGGTGCAGATGTCTGTCATTTGAACTTACACAAAACCTTCTGCATTCCCCATGGTGGTGGTGGTCCCGGTATGGGTCCCATTGGTGTTGCTTCCCACCTTGTCCCGTTTTTACCAGGACATTCTGTAGTAAGAATGGGTGGTGATTTGGGTGCTGTTTCTGCTGCACCTTGGGGTAGTGCGAGTATCTTAGTGATTTCTTGGATGTATATTATCATGATGGGTGCAGATGGGTTGACGGAAGCCACCAAAATTGCCATTTTGAATGCTAATTACATGGCTAAGAAATTGGAATCATATTATCCGGTTTTGTATCAGGGAAAAAATGGTTTAGTGGCACATGAATGTATTTTAGATTTGCGAAGTTTGAAGAAATCAGCGCAGATTGAAATTGATGATGTTGCGAAGCGGTTAATGGATTATGGTTTTCATGCACCTACTGTTTCTTGGCCTGTAGCTGGGACAATTATGGTAGAACCAACGGAAAGTGAATCTAAACAGGAATTAGATAGATTTTGTGATGCTTTGATTGCGATTCGTGAGGAAGTTGCGGCAATTGAATCTGGTAAAATGGACATTCACGATAATCTTTTGAAAAATGCTCCTCACACTGCGGAAAGTTTGATTATTGGTGAGTGGAATCATCCCTATTCCCGTGAACAAGCTGCTTATCCTGCACTTTGGAATAAGGAATATAAGTTCTGGCCAAGTGTGGGGAGAATTGATGCTGCTTTTGGGGATAGGAATTTTGTTTGTTCTTGTTTACCGATGGAGGCTTATAGTTAGTTAATTGTAGGGTGCGTTACATTTCATTAACGCACCGTTTTCATTGTGGGATAAGGTGCGTTACGCTGGCACTAACGCACCCTACGAGCTAATAGCTTATGAAATCAGGGATTTTATTTCATCAATACTAAAAGGAGGTGACTTTCGATGAATCATTGCATGACAATTTGGACAAATAGGACGCAAATCTTTTACAGGATCAACCTCATATTCTGTGCGTATTTGCGACAGTGGTTTAAGATGATGAACATGAATAAAACCTTCACCTAATTCACCAAAGGTTTGACCAAAATTGAATCCACAAATAAAACAACTTGTACCATAGTGTGAAATACATTTTTGACGTGCTTTCGGATCACGTTCATAGGCATTGACAGAGATTTGATGTATTACACCTTCCCGAAAAATTTCAGATGGGTTAACTTCTTCAGCAAAAAATACTGTATCTTTGGTTATATCTTTAAGGCTAACTTCATGGTTTGCTATATATTTACTCGCAAGAAAATTATAAGTTTCTTCTATATAAGAATCATCTAAATTACCTAATTGCGTGCCAAAACGATATCCTAAATTGTTCCATGTCAGACGCTTATTTAATGTTTTATTTGTATATGTTTTTTTTGATGATTTTGCATTTAACCATCCCATCTTAAATTGTGCAAGTCGCCTATTATCAGGAGGATTACGATCATCTCTTTCATATACTAATTCATTAAAAATTTTCTCATATAGTAAATTAGAAGATTTATCTTTATCTACAAATTGATCATTGTTATTAACCCAACCTAATAACTCTAAAGCTTTAGCAACTTCATGGTGCATTTCCCATATAAAATTATTACGAGTTGCATAACCAATAGACCAAACAGACCACCAAAAATATTTATCATTTATATGTTTGTAAGCGTCAAATCCAGTTGCATCGCAAAATAAATGTCCCATTCTTCCATATAGAGAGTTAACAACTGGACGACCACCTTCAATATTAGCTAATTCTGCAAGCTGAGTTGCTGTTACTTTCCTATTGGGGGTATGATACTGCACTTGAAGTAAACGACGTTGTTTTTCACTGATACGAGACTGAATTGCAGTTAAACCAGTTACGTAATCATCGACAGATGGTACTTGAGTTAATTTGTAAATACGAACCATAAAATACTAGGTAAATTATTCTAACTTAGTGCGATGGCAAAGCACGACCTAGAAATCGCTCATCTTCTAGCTTAGATTAAGGAAAGCAACCCAACATAATTAAAATATCTGATTCATATTTTTTGTCTGAATCAGGATATCCAGGATTTTAGGATTTACAGGATTGTTATTTGTAAGTTGTTGGTGGGATGCTGAAATTGTAATTGTCTGAATCAGGATGTCCAGGATTTTAGGATGTACAGGATTGTGATTTGTAGGTTATTGGTGGGATGCTGAAATTGTAATTGTCTGAATCAGGATGTCCAGAATTTTAGGATGTACAGGATTGTTATTGATGAATTATCTGTGAATATTGAAAGATGATAAAATCCAGTTACAGTAATAGTCAAGAATTAACAGCGGATAATTTAACTGATAACTTATCTATCATCCCAAAATCTCTATATTTTATAGACAATCAAACAACTACATCCTGAAAATCCTCTAATCCTGGTTATCCTGATTCAGACAGATTGTTATTGATGAATTGTCTGTGAATATTGAGATATTATAAAATACAGTTACACCAACAGTCAACAAATAAAAACAAATAATTTAACGGATCACTTATTATCTAACATCCTAAAATCTGTACTTCTCATAGACAATCAAACAACAACATCCTGATAGCGAAGCGTGGCGTTAGCCATAAATCCTTAAATCCTGGTTATCCTGATTCAGACAAAAATACCCTCAAAATCCCCACTTCAAATAAACAACAACATCCTGTAAATCCTTAAATCCTGGATATCCTGATTCAGACAAAAATACCCTCAAAATCCCCACTTCAAATAAACAACAACATCCTGTAAATCCTTAAATCCTGGATATCCTGATTCAGACAAAAAATACCCTCAAAATCCCCACTTCAAATAAACAACCACATTCTGTAAATCCTTAAATCCTGGATATCCTGATTCAGACAAAAAAATCCTCAAAATCCCCACTTCAAATAAACAACAACATCCTGAATATCCTCTAATTCTGGAAATCCTGATTCTGACAAATTAACCCTGATATCTAGAATTAAAAACCTTCTTATATTCCAACTTTAACGCACCAAAATTAATCAATAAACCCACAGGAAAATTATAAGCTACCAAATAATTTTTCGCTTGCGCTAAATGAACATATTCTAAATTAATTATCGCTTTCAACTCCACCACAACCTGATTTTCAACTATAAAATCCGCCCTTCTTGTTCCTACTTCAATTCCCTCATAATAAATTACTTGTTCTACCTCTCTTCCAAAACCTAAACCTGATTTTTGCAACTCAATTTCCATACATCTTTGATAAATAACCTCCTGAAAACCATTTCCCAAAGTTCGGTGTATTTTCATTGCACAGCCATTAATGATATATGTGATTTCATCTAATTTTCTATTTTGGGTATTAGGTGTGTTC harbors:
- the gcvP gene encoding aminomethyl-transferring glycine dehydrogenase, which gives rise to MVANPPRTQPHTSQKLGNFAQRHIGPNPDDVQQMLDILGLSSLGDLIDKTVPQAIRFHQTLNLPAAQSEYAALAKLKQIADKNQVYRSFIGMGYYDCITPTVIQRNILENPGWYTAYTPYQPEIAQGRLEALLNFQTMIIDLTGLEIANASLLDEGTAAAEAMTMSYGVCKNKSHNYFVSYECHPQTIDVLQTRAKPLGINIIIGDHQTFDFTETIFGAVLQYPATDGTIYDYRNFITKSHAQGALVTVAADPLSLLLLTPPGELGADIAVGSTQRFGIPLGFGGPHAAYFATKEEYKRLVPGRIVGVSKDIHGKPALRLALQTREQHIRRDKATSNICTAQVLLAVMASMYAVYHGPDGLRAIAQNIHQLTATLAAGLKKLGYKITSENFFDTLRVELGNTKLEAILDAAHERNINLRIFDNSTVGISLDETTTEVDLIDIWQIFALKDQLPFTVEELPISNSQLSRESKYLTHPVFNRYHSETELLRYLHQLESKDLSLTTSMIPLGSCTMKLNATSEMIPVTWAEFGKIHPFAPISQTRGYQILFQQLEAWLREITGFAGISLQPNAGSQGEYAGLLVIHEYHQSRGEGHRNICLIPQSAHGTNPASAVMCGMKVVGVACDDHGNIDVEDLKAKAEKHSHELSALMVTYPSTHGVFEEAIQEICAVIHSHGGQVYMDGANMNAQVGICRPGDFGADVCHLNLHKTFCIPHGGGGPGMGPIGVASHLVPFLPGHSVVRMGGDLGAVSAAPWGSASILVISWMYIIMMGADGLTEATKIAILNANYMAKKLESYYPVLYQGKNGLVAHECILDLRSLKKSAQIEIDDVAKRLMDYGFHAPTVSWPVAGTIMVEPTESESKQELDRFCDALIAIREEVAAIESGKMDIHDNLLKNAPHTAESLIIGEWNHPYSREQAAYPALWNKEYKFWPSVGRIDAAFGDRNFVCSCLPMEAYS
- a CDS encoding HNH endonuclease — encoded protein: MVRIYKLTQVPSVDDYVTGLTAIQSRISEKQRRLLQVQYHTPNRKVTATQLAELANIEGGRPVVNSLYGRMGHLFCDATGFDAYKHINDKYFWWSVWSIGYATRNNFIWEMHHEVAKALELLGWVNNNDQFVDKDKSSNLLYEKIFNELVYERDDRNPPDNRRLAQFKMGWLNAKSSKKTYTNKTLNKRLTWNNLGYRFGTQLGNLDDSYIEETYNFLASKYIANHEVSLKDITKDTVFFAEEVNPSEIFREGVIHQISVNAYERDPKARQKCISHYGTSCFICGFNFGQTFGELGEGFIHVHHLKPLSQIRTEYEVDPVKDLRPICPNCHAMIHRKSPPFSIDEIKSLIS
- a CDS encoding GxxExxY protein, translated to MNTPNTQNRKLDEITYIINGCAMKIHRTLGNGFQEVIYQRCMEIELQKSGLGFGREVEQVIYYEGIEVGTRRADFIVENQVVVELKAIINLEYVHLAQAKNYLVAYNFPVGLLINFGALKLEYKKVFNSRYQG